The stretch of DNA CGCCGGGAATTCCCGCCGGCCATACCGATTCGGTGGCTATAGGGCTTGGCGGCAAAAGGATTTCCAATCTGCTGCGCCTTCAGTTTCACTGTCATACGCCGGGCGGCAGCATGCTGACCCTGTCGGGCCGGACACTGACATCTTCCGCAACGTTTCCCGAAGATCTGACCGTATCGGCGGCAAGAGCCGAAATACCGAGCATCAACAAGGCTTTTTCGGCCTCGGCCGAGATCCCCTCTTCACAAACCATTGTCAATGCCGAAGTTTCTTCGGGCAGCATGCGTTTGATTCTTGATAATGGCACAACCGTGACCTCGGAGATCAATATTTCCGTGCCGGACTTTCACTTGAATGGCAACCCGGTCAATGTCACTCGAACGGTACCGGCCAACCAATCCCAGATTATAAATATTGATCTGGCCGGGTACACCTTTGAGCCTTCTGATTTGACTTATCCCCAGGAAATAATCATTGATGCTTCGGCACACATAGATTCGACGTCGCCCAGAATGGTGGATATTTACAAGGATGATACATTAAGAGGAATTGCCTATTTATCCGATATTCAATTTTCCTCGGTAACCGGGATTGCCGATTCGACCGAGGCCAGCTTCAGCGGCATTTCGGCCGACCTGGAAATCCCGAATGGCTTCGACTCGGTTACACTGGCCAACGCCACCCTGGTTCTGGAGATCGAAAGCTCCGTCAACTTCCCCGGGGGATTTTCCATCAGTCTTCTTGGAAATGCCGGGCAATCAATGCAGATGAGCGGCCTGATTCCGGCCGGTGATTTATATAACCCGGTGACCGTTGTTTTTGTCGATTCGACAATTGCCGATTTTATGAATCCGATTCCGGATCATATATCTTTTGCAGGGTCGGCCTTCTTCGGCGATGGAGTAACAATCGGGACCATTACGGAAGAGACTTATCTCGTCCCCAGTATTCATGTCAGTTCGCCGTTCGAGATTATTCTGGATCATACTACATTTAACGGCGATACGACTTCCGAGGATATTGACCAGGAAGACATTGATATGATTACCGACCATCTGGTGAGCGCCAGTTTCAATGCCACCGTCACCAACCATCTGCCGCTCGGGGCCTCGATCGAAATATATCTCGACAGCGACCCGTCACGCCTGAACGCGGATCAGGCCCAGTTGGTGCTGGGTCCTATCACCGTCAGTGCCGGCAATGTCAATGGTGGCAATATCGTCACTGAGGCGGTGGTTTCCGAATTGTCGATTCCGCTCGACAGCATTGAGATAAAAATTCTGGATAATCCGATTGTTTATTCCACGCAAAGAATCATCCTCAGAGGGAATGGCACTTCCCCGGTGAAAGTGCTTGCAACCGACTATATCGGTCTGACCGGAACAATCGTGGTGGATTATAAATTCAACGGCGGCTTTTAGCAGTCCCCAAACTGAATCCATGCCGGAGGCAAAAATGTTAACAAAAATATTTGTCATAGTCTTTATTCTCTGCCTGGTCGCGGTTTCCGCCGATGCCGGCGGTCTTTCCGCCGCCCGGGCCGTGGCCATGGGGGGCGCCCATATGGGGCTGGCCAGAGGTGTTTATGCTCCTCTCTATAATCCGGCCAATATCGGCCTGTCGGAATATCGGGAGAACAGTATCGAGCTGGCCGGGGCCGGCGTGCATATCATGAATAACAGCTTTACGCTGGCGGATTATAATGAATACACCGGGGCGGTTCTGTCCGAGGATGATAAATCGGTTATTCTGGGCAAGATTCCCGCCGAGGGGCTCAAGATTTCGGCCGAAGCCGAAGTGGGTGCAATGTCCGTCTCACTTGGATCAATGGTTCTCTCTATTAATGGTGTTGCCGCTACCGAAGTCAACCTGGGCAAGGACGCTCTCAGACTGTTTCTCGAAGGGAATGATATTGACGAGGCTTTCTCGCTGGAAGGGATGTACAGCGAGGCGATCGCCTATGGGTCGGTCGGGATGTCATATGGCGTTCCGGTTTATGTCTCGGGAACAAGGCAACTGGCGGTCGGGGCAACGGTCAAATATATTCGCGGTTTCGCCTATGAAGAAGTAACCGAGTTGACCGGCGAGGTGGTCACGCTGGCCGCCGGGTTCAGCGGTGAAGGGACCATGATCGCGCGGACGGCGATGGGCGGCAGCGGTTATGGCGTGGATATCGGTGCGGCGCTTAAATTGAATGACAGCTATGCCGCTGGTATCAGCGTCAGCAATTTTTTAAGCAATATTACCTGGAACAACAAAACCGAAGAGCACGGCTACCACTTCGAACTTGATACAATTAATCTCGATCTAATCGATGATGATTCGATAAATGTTTCCGAGGATTGGTCCAATCCGATCGAGAACTTCAGCTCCTCCCTTCCGAGCGTAATGAAATTCGGTTTGGCCAATATCGACGGCCGGTTTTTGTGGGCGGTGGATTATATCCAGGGATTCCGTCTCGCGGCCGGAGCTTCTTCGAAACCCCGTATCGCCGCCGGTATCGAGTATCATCTGTTCAGTTTTCTCCCGATCCGCACCGGTTATTCCCTCGGCGGCGGCAAAGGATCGGTAATTTCGGGCGGCCTCGGCGTGGACCTGTCGCTTTTCCATTTTGATATTGCTGTCTCCAACAACAGTACACTGAACCTTGATGCCACCAAAGGATTGCACCTGGCCCTGGCAACCGGGATACGATTCTAAAATCAGGGAGGATTTTCGATGAACATAGTTCAAATAATAAAGCAAAAATATACCAGCGGATTTCTTGCCGTCGCGATATTTATCGGATTGGCTGTAACCACGGCCGCCATGCCGCCCAATCCGGAAACATTGCAGAAACACCTTGAACAGGGCCAGCCTCTTCCCTACTACCTGGAGCATCGTCCCGAACTCCTCGAACGCGGCATCAATATGTCATTGAAACTCGCCCCGTCGGCCAAACCCGGCGTCTCGGGCAGTTTCAGGGCATTGGCTATTCTTATCAAGTTTTCCGACAAACCGGAAGCGGTTGCCCCGGCGGAATTCGACACTCTGCTGTTTGTAAATCGCCAGGGCACGGTGCGGCACTACTATAATGAAGTCTCAGGCAATCAGCTTGATATTGTCACTCTCAATCTGCCTTCTTCAATCGGCTGGACTATGGCGCCGCAGACCTATGCTTATTATTGCAACGACCAGAATGGAACCGGCGCTTATCCGCAAAACAGCCAGAAGCTGTGCGAGGATGTTACCGGCCTGATAAATCCCCTCGTTGATTTTTCTGATTATGACAATAACGGCGACGGCTATGTTGACGCCATAATACTTATCCACACCGGGCCGGGGGCCGAATTCACCCATACCAGTACCGATATCTGGTCGCATAAATGGTCCGTCTGGCCGCCGAAGCTTATGGACGGCGTTCATGTTTTCGATTACAGCATACAACCGGAATACTGGAGTGCGCCCGGTGACATCACCTGCGGCGTTTTCTGTCATGAGCTGGGTCATGTTTTCGGACTGCCTGATTTATATGATACCGATTACAGTTCGCGCGGTGTCGGCAAATGGTCGCTCATGAGTTATGGAAGCTGGTGCGGCCCGACCGGTTTGGGCGACTATCCCTCATGGCTGGATGCCTGGTCGCGTATCGAACTGGGATTTGCTTCGGCGGTAAATGTCTCTGCGAATATCAACGATGCCGCCATCGAAAGTGCGGAGAGCGGCGGAAGTATATATCGACTCTGGTCAAGCGGCGGTCTGGGAAATGAGTATTTCCTGGTCGAGAACCGGCAAAAGACCGGTTACGACTCATACCTTCCTGGCTCCGGCCTGATGATCTGGCATATTGACGAGACTATTTTAAGCTCAATTAATCCCAATGATGATGAATGGTATCCCGGGTACACAGCCAATGGTCATTACGGTGTCGCCCTGGAGCAGGCCGACGGCCAGTACCATCAGGAAAAACTGATCAATTCCGGCGATACCGGTGATCCTTTTCCGGGCAGCGGCGCCAAGACGACTTTTTCGCCGATGTCGGCGCCCAATTCACTCTCTTATTCCGGGGAAAACACCTACGTTGTCGTCGGCAATGTCTCGGCGTCATCAAGTATAATGACAGCCGATTTCCAGGTTTCTTTTGCCAGCGATATTCAAGAATCCGAAGATGATATTTTGCCCGAAAAAGTCCGGCTCGGCCAGAATTACCCCAATCCTTTCAATCCTTCGACAACGATCCGGCTGCAGGCCGCAACTTCAGGACAGACCACGGTTACGGTATATGATATTCTGGGCCGCCGCGTAAATACATTGTTTGATGAATTTCTGCCGGCCGGAAATATCGTAAATCTGGCCTGGGACGGTCGTGATGCCGAAGGTCGTGAAGTCTCTTCTGGGGTGTATTTCTATGAAGTCGTCACGGAACAGGAAAAGGATGTCAGGAAAATGACTCTGATCAAATAATCCCTCTGATCAACCATAAATGAATCCTGATCGGCGAGGATGACGCAAAAACCAAGACCCCTTAAGTAATTTAAGGGGTCTCAATTTTTGGTACTGTTGCATCGAGTCAACTTACGCCGGTTCTTCGATAACCTCACTGCCGCGCTTGTCGCGCTTATGCTGCATATAGCAGTGTTTGCAGCGCTTGGGGTCTTCCGTGTACCCTTTCTCGGCGAAGTATTCCTGTGCATTGGCGGTGAAGACGAACTCCTGACCACACTCGACACAAATCAGGATTTTGGGTTCAAAACCAGAATCCATATTTCCCCCTCATCTTATAATTAGGCTAACTTCCTTGTTACCTCCGATGTGTATCGATCCGTAGTTTCAGACGAAAAGTAAGTTAACAATTAATTAATATTAATTTCAAATATTTTAGTCAAGCAAAAAAATCAAATAATTCCGCCTTCGGTTTCTATCGCCCGGTACCACGTTATATTAGGATACGATATGTACATATCCAAGATAAGTACAAATAACGCCTATTGCGTTCCAAACTGCACTATCTATCTTACGATTGCGAATCTGTCAGATTCTGATCAACGACTAATATACCACCGGCTTAAGGCCGATACGCGCATGATTCGGGCCCGCCTCGATACAGAAAGTATATCAAATACGATGCATCGAGAACATTGGCATTTCCGCTGCAATTGACATCGCCAACGCGGAGATCATATTTGGGCGGCAGCCCGCTTTTATAAAGGTACTTTATAAGCTGGGTTATATCAAGAATATTAACTTCTCCCGATCCGTCAACATCGCCGAAGGGATGAATCTCGGTACTGAAAACGTAGGAATTGTCGTCATGCCATTGCGAGACGACACAGGGAATGAAAACAATGGAATCGTAACGCAAAAAATCATAAATGCCGCAATTGGTTCGACCCATATAATCTACGGCACAGGCGGTTGTCACTTGATGATTCTCGCCTTCAAATAAAATATAGGAAAAACCCCATGAGACGGTATTATCACCATCAAAATTTACCACCAGTATTCCATTTTCACTGGTGTCGGGATATGCCATGATGTAGTTGCTGGCCAGCCCGTCCGGAGGTATTACCGGCAACAAATCCGAAAAGGGGCATTGCGGGGCGACCGGAGCCACTACAATCTGAGGATAATCGGCGCCGTCCTCATGGTAATCAGGATCGTACCTGGTGCCTGTGAAATAGTTCCATACGGCAAATTCCAGAAAAGCGGTTGCCATGTTTTTTCCGTAGGGATTAAGCGCCAGGTTCATTGAGGTTAAGGGATTATTGTATCTTGCGTATTCCCAGATCGTCCTGATTATATCGAGGCTGTATCTTTTGGCGAGATATTCCGGCCAAACAAAGGTACTGTAATTATGCAATGAAGAAGGAAATGCATTGGTGTCAATCAGGAAGGTGTCGGGATAATTGAAAAAATAGGGTAAATAATAATAATGATCATTAACCTCATCAAAAACTTCATTTTCAAAAAAGACCGCGCTGCCCTCGGTCCACCACAAATCGGCTCCTGATTTATACGCATAGGCCATTTGTGTGGCATGGAAATACTCATGAGCACAGGTTACCTTTTGGGCGCCGATAATGGTGCCCTCGGGATCATCATTTGGCAGCGCAAAGCTGAAATTATTGTGTATTTTAATATAGGAACTGAAATCGCCCCAGGATGAATCGCCCGCGGATTCCCTGACCGTGGTGCCATAGTAATTGCCGACATGCAGTATATAGATGTCATACAAGGAATCGCCGTCCGAGGGCGGCGGGTAATAGCCCAGGTCATAATGATAATACCGGTAGCTGCTGTCGGCATAAAGGCCGATTCTCTCCACAAAATCAGGGACCTGGTCGGCATCCAGATCCTCAGGGGGCACGCCGTTTAGGTCATCAATATCATAATGCACCGCAAATTTCCCGTCCGGTGAAATATAGACCGAATCCGTCGTGGGACGAGCCAGCATGGCGGTCGCCGCCTCCTGCTGAGTCGCAGACATCAAATCCCAGTGGTCAAGGGCATCATTGACAAAAGGGGTTCCACTTCGGATAATCCCGGGAAATTCCGATTGATATTCTTCCGGAAGTTTTTCAGGCTGGAAGACGGTCTGGAGGTTATAAAACAGCCTATCCCCCTTGGTAATTATGCCGGTGCTGTAAGCTGTTTCGATTAAGTCCACCGAGCCGGCTCGCCAATATTCCGAGCTGGTATTGGATCCGGCCGCCAAAATCGGCAAAAACACTCCGATAACGATCAGGAATAATTTGCTTAGGCGACTCATAAGTTATTATGCCTCATTTCATTAACAGGTATGACAGTCGGTGAGGTAACCGGGTTTATTAGCTTCCCCTTGATTAATGTACATCTAATGTCTTTTTTGTCAAGTCAATTATAGCTTATACGCTCATTTCTGCGCTATTTTATATATTGTCCCAAACCAAACGATACTTGCCAGTCCCTTGTTTTACCCGCATAAGCCAGATCCAGACGCATTGTTTTGGCATGAGTGACTCTTTCCACGCCAATTCTAAGCCCAATTCCGACCGACCAGAGAAGATCATCCAACCTTAATTTCCGGTCAAAACTCCAGCATCGGCCGAAGTCGATAAATTGCACCGCCCCAAAATCGGCCGATAGAAATTCCAGTCCGGGGAAAATCCGATTTTCGATATTGCCCAAAATCCTTTTCCGGCCGGTTGAGATATTCTTAGGGTAACCCCGCAGTCCATTATTCTCTCCCAGATAAAGAGTCGCCATGGCGTCTTCCCTGAAATCTTCATCATATTTCAACCGCACTTGCGGTGTCAACCATGAAATTCCGTTGTTATAATATCTTATCGAGAAATTGGTTCTTTTTCTAAAGTCCTGTCTTCCATTAAACCAGTAATTTCGGCCCAGCTCGACAAAGAAAAGGTTGGCCCTGAAATGTTTTGCATAATTAATCAATAAGCCCGCATAATCATAAATTTTATCACCGTGTCGATCGAAAAATCTTCCATAATTTATAGCGGCGCCATTAAGGAAAAGAATATCTTCGATTCGGTTGAAATTATCTATTCGTGTCGTCTGCAAATATTCATAACTCCTTATACTGAATTCCGGAATTACGGCGTAGTACAGGCTGTCCCGAGGAAAAGTGACCAGGTTGCTGTCGGCCAGGTATTTTTTTGCCGACACATTTATATCCGTATAAATAATCTCGGTGCCGAATTGAACTTTGTCATAATATGAACCGGTGCGATATGCCCCTGTAAGAATGAACTGACTGCCCTTTATCTTGTCCTGTGCGATTATAAGTCCGCTTTCATAGTAATCATCCCGGCGGTTCCAATCTATAAAGTCGAATCGGAAGCTGCTTTTCGAATTAAGCGAGAAAAACGGCTTTCCCAATGAAAGCGAGGTCTGTGCAATTTCGGGATCGCCGTTAAAATAAGACTGGAAGAAAAGCCGCGAATTAAATAGTCGTCGTTCCAGAAAGGAAAACTGCGAAAAATCCTCAAGAGTGTCCCTGAAGTAATGATGAAACGACAAGTGCTGGCCCATCCCCAGCAGATTTTGTTCTTCGGCACGAAAATGTATCTCGTTTTCCCCCGCTGTCCGGTGAAATGACAATCCGCCCAGAAGGGTCCAGGTATCCGATGTTGCGACCTCCAGGATATTTTCACCGGCCGGGCCCTTAACCATACTCAGTCGAGCGTTCCAGAGATACGGCAAAGCCCGTAAATTTCGTTCGGTTTCATCGGCCAGCCGGCGGGAAAAGGGTTCGCCTTTATTAAGTAACAGTTCCCGCTTGATAACATGTTTCTTTGTTCTGATATGCAATTTGTTGGCGAGATGAAAAGGCCAGAAGTCATACTTCGCCGAATCGAGATCGAAAATATTCATGTTATTGACATGAATCGAATCAATGTAAATCAGAGTGGATTGACTGTCGGTATCATCGGGAGAGCCCGCCCATCCTGCAGCGGCAGTAAGGATTAGCAGAGATATCAAGCGTAATATAAGCTTCCCTGTCTTTATTTCAAAAGCGGACAATTCAAACCTTCCCACAATTCGGAACCACTTCTGCAAAAAGCAAAGCCGGGGCCGATCGCATATCATTTTACCGCCGGTTAAGTTAAACCGGATATTTTCCGAATAATATAGAAAATAAACAATTTAGACAATTGAATTATGTCTCGAAAAAAAGTCGGCGATATTCTAATAGAAAAAGGGCTGATTACAAATGAACAGCTCGAAACGGCCCTGAAAGAGCAGGAAAAAACCGGTCGGAAGATCGGACAGATTCTTGTCGAATCGGGGATGATTACCGAGACCGAACTTATTGATACTATTTCCGAGCGACTCAAGATTCCCCGGATATCCCTTGAATCGATGGTCATAGATCCCTCGGTTATCGGCCTGGTTCCGGTCGAGGTCGCCCGGCGCTATTGCCTTATCCCAGCCTTCAAAATCGGGGACAATCTCACGGTGGCGATGTCCGACCCGCTTAATATTATTGCCATCGAAGAATTAAAATATCTGACCAAATGTGATGTCAAGAGAGTTGTGGCCCCCCGCACCGAGATTAATGCCGCCATCGACCAGTATTATTCGGTGGCCGATTCGCTCAGCGGTGTTATCGGCGCCTATCCCGACCGGAAAGCCGAAGAAATATTACTGGAAAAGCAACGGTTAGCCTCATTTCAGGAAGATGACGCCCCGGTCGTCAAACTTGTCAATCTTATTATCAATCAGGCTGTCAAGACCAAGGCTTCGGATATTCACATTGAGCCGGATGAGGATCAACTGCGCGTCAGGTATCGGATTAACGGCGTCATGAAGGAGGAAGCCTCGCCGCCGAAAAATCTGCAGTCGGAAATTATCTCGCGCATCAAGGTGGCTTCCAACATGGATGTATCCGAAAAGCGGCTGCCGCAGGACGGGCGCCTGATGGTAAGAGTTGACGGCTCCGACGTCGATTTGAGAATATCCACACTGCCGACCATTCATGGTGAAAAAGTGGTGATTCGAATTCTCGACCGGCGCATCCTCGAGATGGGGCTGGATCATTTGGGCATATCTAATGATATCCTTCGCCACTGGAAGAGGCTGATCCAGTTGAAAGAAGGATTGGTCCTTATCACCGGGCCGACCTCAAGCGGAAAAACGACGACACTTTATTCGGTCCTTAAAGAGATTAACTCGGTTGAAAAGAACATAATTACAGTCGAAGATCCGGTTGAATATTCACTCAACCTCATCAATCAAGTCCAGACGAATGAAAAAGC from candidate division Zixibacteria bacterium HGW-Zixibacteria-1 encodes:
- a CDS encoding type II secretion system protein GspE, whose amino-acid sequence is MSRKKVGDILIEKGLITNEQLETALKEQEKTGRKIGQILVESGMITETELIDTISERLKIPRISLESMVIDPSVIGLVPVEVARRYCLIPAFKIGDNLTVAMSDPLNIIAIEELKYLTKCDVKRVVAPRTEINAAIDQYYSVADSLSGVIGAYPDRKAEEILLEKQRLASFQEDDAPVVKLVNLIINQAVKTKASDIHIEPDEDQLRVRYRINGVMKEEASPPKNLQSEIISRIKVASNMDVSEKRLPQDGRLMVRVDGSDVDLRISTLPTIHGEKVVIRILDRRILEMGLDHLGISNDILRHWKRLIQLKEGLVLITGPTSSGKTTTLYSVLKEINSVEKNIITVEDPVEYSLNLINQVQTNEKAGLTFASSLRSILRQNPDIIMIGEIRDSETAIMALRSALTGHLVFSTLHTNDAPSSITRLIDMGMEKFLVASALKGVLAQRLLRTNCPYCLEEYRPQEMVDSHLKCNNCSKNTSDGV